One part of the Sus scrofa isolate TJ Tabasco breed Duroc chromosome 8, Sscrofa11.1, whole genome shotgun sequence genome encodes these proteins:
- the STATH gene encoding statherin precursor (The RefSeq protein has 1 substitution compared to this genomic sequence) — protein sequence MKLFIFAFIMALMFAMIKADSSDEKHHRKWQNREREHYGRNRPYYPYAPNYPAYPLNYPYA from the exons ATGAAGTTCTTTATCTTTGCCTTTATTATGGCTCTCATGTTTGCCATGATT aAAGCAGATTCATCTGACGAG AAACATCACCGGAAATGGCAAAATCGGGAG AGAGAGCATTATGGTCGAAATCGGCCATATTACCCGTATGCACCAAATTATCCTGCATATCCATTAAATTACCCATATGCTTAA